Proteins encoded together in one Telopea speciosissima isolate NSW1024214 ecotype Mountain lineage chromosome 6, Tspe_v1, whole genome shotgun sequence window:
- the LOC122664165 gene encoding uncharacterized protein LOC122664165 isoform X3, with protein sequence MGKKSKRHTLRSEGDQSNCMSGLISIFDFRQDRSTQKLLSDRKCGTGHASAGGGDLKSRLNLLTSFDEMSHSSDNGDKRKIQKVDGAKTSVKKLMEEEMSNEQQPKHQIGNVAVEETQSDSKNGSYLGKNHKQATKSCSGTCDMQVHDSKASASLKYQLPHDLPNSEEQSSNKINLVAVMEEFCNQFHDTQEAQLQHENVGKFNDVQGTTSLVKHTHLDKLNMQIQNPNTPEKLSEATEAFLNQKFIEAEQQNRGHQSKLFMDALEMLNSNKELFLKLLQDPNSVLMKHIEDLRDAQAAVGWTKLLPEDKMANSKECEKLVSEKKLQKQTVHSFFRRKIKSQKIKPSKGSGKPQALNDIVLLKPRPEEKQNSGTETSPSLRTEEPRVRNTSHFSFAEIGKKLKHAMGENRKEQRWPPTLHRIPYKHPSEAVKEINEEVTERGSPRESNFHIGRMTDPSINVKGRDKASQSKDLEPSQLKDHEPITGHEDAPTSVDGQNITMKNVENFKQTESNIYIEAIKHLSDIVSTGKEDIDLSSRQIPKTLGGILSLPEYNLSPIFSPGRDKEHDSVTAEMRVQPHDNVQMINENVLQLKEDNGSGILIPLRQNIETPPCNIDHKADSKLQVPDSNSNISQNFSPDSKIQESTCSAKEFSPEADINTVEITNIEHPEEYIPLEKCPEPDCITALDTTNQSTDKTKIFEEEETSECLSLDSPEENQSSSSSSGPSSPSSVIIQKVVDQEGITDKPEQPSPVSVLEPFIQEDATSPGSTISHPAEPPIQPLQIHLVEYDSSALVSESPDPEIYVSCMEDKQSTFEYVRAVLRISGFNSWDEFLGRSEYTDQLLDPSMFDEMEVLSGQLCSDQKQLFDCINEVLVEVYDRYFSCSPWVSFGKPNIRPVPVGKNLIREVWEGIDCHLLPQNQQLAVGRILEKDMAKAGKWMDLRFDFELISNELGDIILEELTEETINELCT encoded by the exons ATgggaaagaaatcaaagagacACACCTTACGCAGTGAGGGAGACCAATCAAACTGTATGTCTGGTTTGATTAGTATATTTGACTTCCGCCAGGATCGTTCTACTCAAAAGCTGCTTTCAGATAGAAAATGTGGGACCGGACATGCTTCC GCAGGTGGTGGAGATCTAAAGAGTAGACTTAATTTGCTAACCAGTTTTGATGAAATGAGTCACAGCAGTGAT AATGgtgacaaaagaaaaatacagaagGTTGATGGTGCTAAGACGAGTGTGAAGAAACTCATGGAAGAAGAGATGTCAAATGAGCAGcaaccaaaacaccaaattggaaATGTTGCAGTGGAAGAGACACAATCTGATTCAAAAAATGGAAGCTACTTGGGAAAGAACCATAAACAGGCAACCAAGTCCTGCAGTGGAACCTGTGATATGCAAGTCCATGATTCTAAAGCTTCTGCAAGCTTAAAATATCAACTACCTCATGATCTTCCAAATTCAGAGGAGCAATCTTCAAATAAAATCAATCTGGTTGCAGTAATGGAAGAGTTCTGCAATCAGTTCCATGATACCCAAGAAGCACAACTGCAGCATGAGAATGTAGGAAAGTTTAATGACGTACAAGGAACTACTAGTTTAGTGAAGCATACCCATCTTGATAAGCTTAATATGCAGATTCAGAATCCCAATACTCCAGAAAAACTGAGTGAAGCAACTGAGGCATTTCTAAATCAGAAGTTCATTGAAGCAGAACAGCAGAACAGAGGTCACCAGTCCAAACTATTCATGGATGCTTTAGAGATGTTGAACTCAAACAAGGAACTGTTTTTGAAACTCCTACAGGATCCAAACTCTGTGTTGATGAAACATATCGAAGATCTACGGGATGCTCAAGCAGCGGTTGGATGGACTAAGCTATTGCCAGAAGACAAGATGGCTAACTCCAAGGAATGTGAGAAGCTCGTCAGTGAGAAAAAGTTACAAAAGCAAACTGTGCATTCTTTTTTCAGGAGAAAGATTAAATCTCAGAAAATAAAGCCGTCAAAGGGAAGCGGCAAACCTCAGGCCTTGAATGATATAGTCTTGTTGAAGCCCAGACCAGAAGAGAAGCAAAATTCTGGAACTGAAACCAGTCCTAGCTTAAGAACTGAAGAACCAAGGGTGAGAAACACCTCCCATTTTTCTTTCGCAGAAATTGGAAAGAAGCTGAAACATGCCATGGGTGAAAATAGAAAGGAGCAGCGTTGGCCTCCTACATTACACAGAATACCTTACAAGCACCCATCAGAAGCTGTTAAAGAGATTAATGAAGAGGTCACTGAAAGGGGTTCACCTAGAGAAAGCAATTTCCATATTGGAAGAATGACCGATCCTTCTATCAATGTCAAGGGAAGAGACAAGGCAAGTCAGTCAAAAGACCTTGAGCCAAGTCAGTTGAAGGACCATGAACCAATCACTGGACATGAAGATGCTCCAACCAGTGTTGATGGCCAAAACATCACCATGAAAAATGttgaaaatttcaaacaaaCTGAATCTAATATCTACATTGAGGCTATAAAACATCTATCTGATATTGTCAGCACTGGAAAGGAAGATATCGATTTGTCGAGTAGACAGATCCCAAAGACCTTGGGGGGGATACTTTCACTGCCTGAATACAATTTGTCGCCTATATTCAGTCCGGGAAGGGACAAGGAACATGACTCCGTAACTGCAGAAATGAGAGTTCAGCCTCATGACAATGTCCAGATGATCAATGAGAATGTGTTGCAGCTTAAAGAAGACAATGGTTCCGGTATTCTAATCCCACTGAGGCAGAATATAGAGACTCCACCATGCAATATTGACCATAAAGCTGATAGCAAACTGCAAGTCCCCGACTCAAATTCAAATATCTCACAAAACTTTTCTCCTGATAGCAAAATACAGGAAAGCACTTGTTCTGCCAAGGAGTTCAGTCCAGAAG CTGACATAAATACTGTTGAAATAACAAACATCGAGCACCCCGAAGAGTATATCCCCTTGGAAAAGTGCCCCGAGCCAGATTGTATTACAGCTCTCGACACAACCAACCAAAGCACAGATAAAACCAAAatttttgaggaagaagaaacttCTGAATGCTTGAGTCTG GACTCACCTGAAGAGAATCagtcatcatcttcatcttcaggtcCCTCCTCACCAAGCTCTGTAATTATCCAGAAAGTTGTAGATCAAGAGGGCATAACTGACAAACCCGAACAGCCAAGTCCAGTGTCTGTTCTTGAGCCATTCATCCAAGAAGATGCTACCAGCCCTGGCAGCACTATATCCCATCCAG CTGAGCCACCAATTCAACCACTACAGATTCATCTTGTAGAATATGACTCTTCAGCCTTGGTGTCAGAAAGTCCAGATCCAGAAATCTATGTAAGTTGTATGGAGGACAAACAGTCCACCTTTGAATATGTAAGGGCAGTACTGAGAATCTCTGGCTTCAACAGCTGGGATGAATTCCTTGGGAGGTCGGAATATACAGACCAGCTCCTTGACCCTTCTATGTTTGATGAAATGGAGGTTTTGTCTGGTCAACTTTGTAGTGATCAGAAGCAGCTCTTTGATTGCATCAATGAAGTTCTTGTGGAGGTCTATGATCGTTATTTTTCTTGCTCCCCTTGGGTATCATTTGGGAAACCAAACATCAGGCCAGTCCCAGTAGGGAAAAATCTCATCCGAGAGGTATGGGAAGGCATTGATTGTCATCTTCTTCCGCAAAATCAACAATTAGCAGTGGGCCGGATTTTAGAGAAGGACATGGCAAAAGCAGGAAAGTGGATGGACCTGAGATTTGATTTTGAGCTTATTAGTAATGAATTGGGGGATATCATCCTGGAAGAGTTGACTGAAGAAACAATAAATGAACTGTGTACATGA